The proteins below come from a single Methylothermaceae bacteria B42 genomic window:
- a CDS encoding peptidase, which translates to MRGLLKGFVWFLLLLLLLGGALLGGVYYLYNPQLPNPDQLREVKYQLPLEIYSHDGQLIAQFGDKKRTPLDIKQIPKPMIDAVLAAEDARFYQHNGVDIQGILRAAIELIRSGQKRQGGSTITMQVARNFFLSPEKTYERKIKEILLALKIERHLSKDEILELYLNKIYLGHHAYGVAAAANVYYGKDLAELNLAQYAMIAGLPKAPSRYNPITNPSRALERRNYILKHMLEHGMIEVREYNQAIAQPVTANLHKPKETLLASHLAEMVRQDLFERYGEAIYSEGYRVFTTLNLQLQKAADLAVKKGLHQYDERHGYRGPEGKLPLNTPIEQVTQSLAKMGTKGLTTPGWVTSINPRANSANVLLEQDKTITLTWENIRWARPALANNHLGKPPTSVTQVLKPGDLIRVRFTKDGQWRLTQIPKVEGALVSVDSRTGAIIALVGGYDFALSKFNRVTDAQRQPGSGFKPVLYTAALESGFTAASLFNDAPIVYTDSEGDWRPQNYSGRFYGPTRLRVALRNSRNLVSIRLLQEVGLDKVIEVARRFGFKPEQLPKSPTLALGSGTATPLDMARMFSVFANGGYRINPYYIERIETADGTVIEQSQPKRACNQCLDSAPRILAPRIHYIMHSLLQDVVRRGTAVKAKVLKRSDLAGKTGTTNDQRDAWFNGYASPLVAVSWVGFDSAKPLGNGETGGKAALPIWIEYMKTALKDQPENAFPMPKGIVTVPINPETGLRVTSNAHAIHEIFREEFAPEEETANFQNDSQQPQDSVLNSLF; encoded by the coding sequence ATGCGTGGATTACTCAAAGGATTTGTCTGGTTTTTGCTCTTGTTATTACTCTTGGGTGGCGCATTATTGGGGGGTGTTTACTACCTCTATAATCCACAACTGCCCAACCCCGATCAACTACGGGAAGTCAAGTATCAACTGCCCCTGGAAATTTACAGCCACGATGGCCAATTGATTGCCCAGTTTGGGGATAAAAAACGCACGCCACTGGATATCAAACAAATTCCCAAGCCCATGATTGACGCTGTTCTCGCGGCCGAAGATGCCCGTTTTTATCAACATAACGGGGTTGATATTCAAGGCATTTTACGGGCTGCTATTGAGTTAATCCGCAGCGGTCAAAAGCGGCAAGGCGGCAGTACCATTACCATGCAGGTGGCGCGCAACTTCTTTTTAAGCCCGGAAAAAACCTATGAACGGAAAATCAAGGAAATCCTCCTGGCGTTAAAAATCGAACGACATTTAAGCAAAGATGAAATCCTTGAGTTGTATCTCAACAAAATCTATTTGGGCCATCACGCTTATGGCGTAGCCGCCGCCGCTAATGTTTACTACGGTAAGGATCTAGCTGAACTGAATCTTGCCCAATATGCCATGATAGCCGGGCTCCCCAAGGCGCCATCGCGCTACAATCCGATCACCAACCCTAGCCGGGCTCTGGAAAGGCGTAACTACATTCTTAAACATATGCTGGAACATGGCATGATTGAAGTGCGTGAATATAATCAAGCCATTGCCCAACCAGTCACAGCCAATCTGCACAAACCCAAGGAAACGCTGTTAGCATCTCATTTGGCTGAAATGGTCCGGCAAGATTTGTTTGAACGTTATGGAGAGGCTATCTATTCAGAAGGCTATCGGGTATTCACTACCTTGAATTTGCAACTGCAAAAAGCCGCTGATTTGGCTGTAAAAAAGGGGCTTCATCAATATGATGAACGTCACGGCTATCGTGGCCCGGAAGGGAAGCTCCCCCTGAATACACCTATAGAACAGGTCACGCAATCCCTTGCCAAAATGGGCACTAAGGGGCTCACTACGCCTGGCTGGGTTACTTCCATCAACCCCCGGGCTAATTCAGCAAACGTGCTTTTAGAGCAAGACAAAACCATCACTCTGACTTGGGAAAATATCCGCTGGGCCAGGCCTGCCTTGGCTAACAATCATCTTGGCAAGCCGCCTACTTCCGTCACCCAGGTTTTAAAGCCGGGAGATTTAATCCGAGTGCGCTTCACCAAGGATGGTCAATGGCGGCTGACGCAAATTCCCAAGGTTGAAGGCGCTCTCGTCTCAGTCGATAGCCGAACCGGCGCCATCATTGCGCTTGTGGGAGGTTATGATTTCGCCTTGAGTAAATTCAACCGCGTTACGGATGCCCAGCGCCAGCCTGGTTCTGGGTTCAAGCCGGTGCTCTATACCGCCGCTTTAGAATCCGGTTTTACCGCCGCCAGCTTATTTAATGATGCGCCCATTGTTTATACGGACAGTGAAGGAGACTGGCGGCCGCAGAATTACAGCGGCCGATTTTATGGCCCTACCCGGCTCCGGGTGGCGCTCCGCAATTCCAGAAATTTGGTGTCCATCCGCTTGCTGCAAGAAGTGGGTTTGGACAAGGTCATTGAAGTAGCGCGGCGATTTGGCTTCAAACCGGAGCAGCTACCCAAAAGCCCAACCCTAGCCCTAGGTAGCGGCACGGCAACACCTTTGGACATGGCGCGGATGTTCTCTGTATTTGCCAATGGAGGTTACCGCATCAATCCTTATTATATAGAGCGGATCGAAACCGCCGATGGCACAGTCATTGAACAATCGCAACCAAAGCGCGCCTGTAACCAATGCCTGGATTCAGCCCCGCGTATCTTGGCGCCCAGAATTCATTACATCATGCACTCTTTGCTGCAAGATGTCGTCAGGCGGGGAACCGCCGTCAAGGCAAAAGTATTAAAGCGATCCGATCTTGCCGGTAAAACCGGCACCACTAATGATCAAAGAGATGCCTGGTTTAATGGCTATGCTTCGCCGCTAGTCGCGGTTTCTTGGGTGGGATTCGATTCCGCCAAGCCATTGGGCAATGGCGAGACAGGCGGCAAGGCTGCGCTGCCGATTTGGATAGAATATATGAAGACTGCCCTCAAAGATCAGCCGGAAAATGCCTTTCCCATGCCAAAAGGAATCGTAACTGTCCCTATCAATCCAGAAACAGGATTGCGCGTTACTTCCAATGCCCACGCAATCCATGAAATTTTTAGAGAAGAGTTTGCCCCGGAAGAAGAAACGGCTAATTTTCAAAATGATTCTCAACAACCCCAGGATTCGGTTTTAAATTCATTATTTTAA